From Ndongobacter massiliensis:
AAGACGAAAAACACGGATGCGCACTCGTGTCCGTGTTTTTTATACATTGGCAAAGTGGGAAAAAATAGCGTAAAATAGGGAGCGAGTAGGATTCTGTCGAGAAAAATGAATTGGGACTATGCCGATTCGGAGGAGTTATGAAGCTGACAAAAAAACAAAAAGTCCTTTTTCTGTTTGGTATTGGGCTTCTTTTGGTTTACGTAGGAGGCGTGATTATTTTTTCCATGAACACGCTGCCGAATACGTATGTGAACGGAAAAAATCGGAGTTTCCAATCCAAAGATGAAATTTTTGAATATCGAGAACCGGATCGTTCCATTCATTTTCAGGGGTTGGCGGGAGAGGATTTCCATATGCGGGAATCCGACATTGACTTTACGCGCCATGTACAGGGCAGTCCGGTGCTGAAACAAAATGGCTGGGCGTGGCCGATTGCTTTTTTTCAGCGAGATGAGTACACCATTGCATATGACGTGACTTATGACGAGCAAAAGCTCCGTTTTGCGATCTTGGATTCGCCGCTGAATGAAGAGGGGACGCTGCCGACGGATGCCCGCATTGAGGTCGGGGACAAAGGAGCGGAGATTGTTCCGGAAGTGCGGGGTACCCGCATCGTACCGGAAAAAGCGGCACAGCATATTGTGCAGGCGTTTACCGACGGCGCGACGGATGTGACGCTCGACGACATCTATATCGAACCGAAGCTCAAAAAGGATGATCCGCAGATTTTGGCGGAAAAGGAACAGATTGATTCGATTTTGCGTTCGCGCATACACTTTGATTTTGTCGATCGCAAATACGACTTAGCTGGCAAAACCTTGCTGGGTCTGTACGATCGGACGGAAGACGGCAAGTACGTGTTTAATGATGACCGGCTGGCGACTTGGGTGGCGGATATGGCCCGGGAGACCGATACGCTGGGTGAATATCGCAATTTTGAGGCGACGGGCATCGGCACCATCCAGGTTCCGCCGGGGATTTATGGCTGGCAGTTGGATGTGGCGACAACCGTGGAAGAGATTAAAAAGAAACTCGCCAAAGAGGGAGATTTTGAAATGATTCCCGCTTACAATGCCTACGGCGGCGTGCGCGCGAGCAATGACATCGGCAATACGTATATTGAAATTGATCTGTCGCGACAGCATTTGTGGGCATATATCGACGGTGAACTATATCTGGAGTCGGATGTGGTGAGCGGCGTTGTGGACGGCAAACACGAAACGCCGGTCGGCGTAAACTGCATCTGGTCGATGGAGCGGGATCAGACGTTGACCGGGACAAAGACCGGCGATCAACCGGAATACGAAACGCCGGTCAAGTACTGGATGCCCATCGATTATCGAGGCGTGGGCATGCACGACGCGCCGTGGCGCGGAGCCTTTGGCGGCGACATTTATTTGAGCGCCGGAAGTCACGGGTGTATCAATTTGCCACCTTCGGTGGCGGAAGCAATTTTTAAGGCGTATGAGACGATGACACCGGTTGTCGTATATGAGAGTTCAACGTCCTATTCAAAAACGGAATGACAGGGGCAGAGGTGTGAAAAACGAAGAAAATAATCGGCGCGATCCGCTGCGATCGGACGGCTTGCCGCAGCGAGCGGAGCCGCAAATCGTGGTGGATCACGTCGTGTATGAGTATCCCGCCGTGACCGCAGACGATGCACCGCTGCGCGCGCTCGACGGGATTTCCTTGGAAATTGCATCTGGCGAGTTTTTAGCGGTGCTGGGACACAACGGGTCGGGCAAATCCACATTGGCAAAATTGCTCAACGCACAGATGACACCGACGCAAGGGCGCATTACCATCCTCGGCATGGACACCGCCGAAGAGGAAAAACTGTGGGACATCCGTTCGCACTGCGGCATTGTATTTCAAAATCCGGACAACCAGATGGTCGCGTCTGTTATCGAGGAAGATGTGGCGTTCGGACCGGAGAACTTGGGCATTCCCAATCCGGAATTGCGCGACCGCGTCGACGAAGCGCTGCGCGCCGTTGGCATGTACGAGCATCGTCGTCGCGCGCCGCACGAGTTGTCCGGCGGGCAGAAACAACGCGTGGCGATCGCCGGGGTGCTGGCGATGCGACCCGACTGCATTATTATGGACGAACCCACGGCCATGTTGGATCCGATCGGGCGGCGGGAAATTCTCAATGCCATTCATTATCTGCATGAAAAAGAACACAAGACGATTCTGTTGATTACCCATAATATGGAAGAGGCGGCGTGCGCGGATCGCGTCGTGGTACTGCATCGCGGGCATATCGCACTGGAAGGCACGCCGCGCAAAGTCTTTTCCCGCGTTGCGGAAATGCGTCGCTTGGCGCTGGATGTTCCGCAGGTGACGGAATTGGGCTTCTTATTGCACCAAGCGGGGCTTGCCGTGCCGCCGGATGTGTTGAGCGTCGAAGAATTGTTGGAGGCGCTGGCATGAGTATTCGCTTTGAAAATGTTACATTTTATTATGGGCGCGACAATAAACACCCCCTCAAGGCATTAGATGGCGTCAATCTGGAAATTCAGGCGCATGAATACATCGGTCTGATCGGGCACACCGGCTCAGGCAAATCGACGCTCGTGCAGCATATGAACGGGCTGAATCTGCCGCACGAGGGTCATGTCATCGTCGACGGCATCGACACTACGGCGGAAAAGGCGGATCTGCGCACCTTGCGCCAAAAAGTCGGCTTGGTATTTCAATATCCCGAAGATCAATTGTTTGAAGAAACGGTGGCGCAGGATATTGCCTTCGGACCGAAGAACCTCGGATTGTCCCCGGAAGAAGTCGAGGAGCGAGTGCGCTCCAGTATGGAAGCCGTGGGGCTTTCGTACGAGCGCTTCAAAGACACCTCTCCTTTCGACCTTTCAGGTGGGCAAAAACGTCGCGTTGCCATCGCCGGTGTGCTGGCGCTGCAACCGTCCTACCTCGTACTCGATGAGCCGACGGCGGGACTCGATCCGCGGGGGCGCGAAGAGATTCTCGGCGAACTGCGGGCTCTGTATGAAGCGCGCCCGGAAATGACCATCGTGTTGGTCACCCACTCCATGGAAGATATTGCAGCGCATGCCACGCGCATTTTTGTCGTCGATCACGGAAAAATCGTCATGGACGGTGCACCTCGTGAAATCTTTGCGCGCGAAGAGGAATTGGAGCGCATTGGGCTCTCCGTCCCCGAAGTGACGCGCTTTCTGCGCGCTTATCGGCGCGCCGGGCACGAGGTCGACGACCGCGCGTTGACGGTGGAAGAGGCGTTCAACACCCTCTACGCGTATCTGACGTCGCGGGAAGGAAAGGAGCCGTCATGTCCGAACGCATAACCATCGGTCAGTATCTGACCGGAGACAGTTTCCTTCACCGGCTGGATCCCCGCGTCAAGATTTTTCTGACCATCGTATTTATGGTCTGTATCTTTCTCGTGTCAAGCTATTGGGGCTATGCCGTATTTCTCGGCTTTGTATTGTTGTGCATGATCGTGGGGGAGGTGCCACCCAAACAGCTGTTCAAAGGGCTGCGCCCGATTTTTCTGATCCTCCTGTTTACCTTTGCCATCAACCTGTTGACGACGCCGGGCGAACTGCTTTTTGAAGTCTGGGTGCTGCGTGTGACCCAAGAGGGGTTGCATAAGGCGGTGTTCATCGCCATACGCATCGTATTGTTGGTTTTGGGCACATCGCTTTTGACACTGACCACCAGTCCGCTTTCGTTGACGGACGGCATGGAGGCGCTGATGAAGCCACTCACGCTGGTACGTTTTCCGGCGCATGAACTCGCCATGATGATTTCCATTGCGCTGCGCTTTATTCCAACGCTGTTTGATGAATCGGATAAAATTATGCGAGCGCAAAAGGCGCGAGGGGCGGATTTTGAGTCCGGCAACCTATTTCAGCGCGCCCGGGCGATGATTCCCCTTATGGTGCCGCTCTTTTTGAACGCGTTTCGCCGCGCTGAAGAATTGGGGACGGCGATGGAAGCGCGGTGTTATCGGGGTGGCGCGGGGCGGACGCGGTTAAACCCGCTGCGCATGGCCCTTGCGGATTGGATGACGTTCGGGCTGACCTCTGCGTCGCTCCTTGCGACGGCGTGGATCTTCTGATGAAAAATGTACGGCTCGTGCTTGCCTATGACGGCACGGATTTCTGCGGTTTTCAGCGGCAAAAAGAGGTGCGTACGGTGCAGGCGGTTGTGGAAGAAGCGCTCTCGCGCCTGCTGCGACGAAAAACGCGGATCATCGCCGCCGGTCGCACCGATGCCGGCGTGCATGCCGAAGGACAAGTGGTCAATTTTCTGACCGACGGACGCTTGGCGCCGCGTGGCATTGCCTTCCAATTGGCGCCGTATTTGCCGGAAGATGTGCAGGCGCTTTTTTCCGAAGCAGTTCCGCTTTCGTTTCATGCGCGCTTTTCCGCACATAACAAGACCTATCGCTATGAATTGGCAACGACCCAGCGCTTCTATCCGACGCAGCGCCATTACCATGGCCATTGTACATACCCGTTGGACATTGAACGCATGCGCGCCGCGTTGCCGCTCTTTTTAGGGGAACACGATTTTTCTGCTTTTTCGCGGCAGGACCCCCTGCGTTCGCCGCGGCGCCTGTTGAAAGCGGCGCAAATGGAAGCGTACAACAGCGAACTGCGGTTCCGTTTTACGGCGGAAAGTTTTTTGCAGCGCCAGGTGCGCTGTCTCGTCGGTGCGTTGATTGAGGTGGGGCGCGGACGCTTGTTGAAAAAAGAGATAGAAGCCTTATTGGTGCAGGGAGCGACGTCGCCCGCCGTTCCGGTTGCTCCGGCATGCGGGCTATATTTGGAATCCGTCACCTATCCGGAACCATAACCGGGGCGGGGACTCGTCGGTCGAAGGCGTTCGGCTGTCGGTACGCCTTCGAAAATCGAGGTTGTCGAATAGGGAGTGAAAATGAAATGCTTTGGGGGATGGAATGGCAATACTTTTTCAACAATTGCTTGCTATGGCGCTATTGGTAGGATTGGGTTATGTTTTGGGCAAGAAAGACATGCTGCATGAAAAAACGGGACAGGACCTCAGCAGCTTTCTGATGAAGGTCATTTTGCCCTGCATGATCTTTCTCGCCTTTGATCGCGATTTCTCCGGCAGCGAGGCGGTGGAACTGGGCGAGATTTTTATCCTGAATTTCCTGTGCATGGGGCTGAATATCCTCGTCGCAGGATTGCTGTTTTCCGAGCATGAAGGGATTGAGCGCTACGCCTGCGTTTTTAATAATAAAGCATTTATGGGCATTCCGGTCGTTACGGCGCTCTTCGGCGCAGAAGCGGTCTTTTATGTCACGCCGAGCATCGTGGTGAATCATCTGTTTATCTGGACGTATGGGGCAGCAATTTTGGGCAGGGATCGGCAGGCGCTCACCCTGCACCGCATCTTTTGGAATCCCAGTACAATTTCCTTTTTGCTCGGATTGCTTTACTATGTGTCACCGTTTCGCCTGCCGGAGCCGGTGGGAAATGCGCTGCATTTGCTGCGCGGCGTCAATACGCCCCTTGCCATGGTATTGCTCGGCTACTTCCTTTGTGCAGAATCGCTGCCCAGTATTTTTCAAAATCGCAAGGCGTGGAAAGTATCCTTTGTTCGCCTGCTCTTACTGCCGCTTCTGACCGTCCTGGGGCTGTGGCTGTTACCCGGCTCGTCCGATTTTAAGTACGTCATGACCATTGTATGGGCGACGCCGACGGCGATCAATCTGTCCATGCAGGCGGCAATGATTGGACAGGACACCGGTTATGCTGCGCAAGTGACCAGCTTGACCACGCTGCTTTCGCTGTTTACCATACCTTTGGTGCTGCAGGCGGCACAGTGGCTGATCGGGTAGCGTTCTAAAATTCTGTCCGACTTTCCAGCGGAGAGCGGGGCAGAGAAGACTTTCAAAATTGAATCAGTATGATATAATATATACGAGGAATTCGTTTTACCTCGCGATAAAGGAAAACGATTCGTAAAAAGGAGGGATTCATGGTAAAAAAACTTGCAGCACTGTTGTTGGCCGGGGGCGATGTCCCTGTCGCTTGTCGCCTGCGGCGGCGGAAAAGAGGACGCAAAATCCGGGAACGAAGGTGGAAAGGATATGCCCGCGGAAGGACTGAAGGGGTCCATCAGCGTGCAGGCGGAGACGGCGTGGATGCCGTACTACGAGGCGGCAATCGCGCGGCTCAAGGAAAAGAATCCGGATGCGGAAGTCAAGATTATTGAAAAAGGCGCGTTTGATCACCTTGATGCCTTGGATCAGACGAGCCCGGAAAATGAAGATATTGCAGATGTTTTTTCGATTCCGGCGGATCGTCTGTACGGCCTTGTGGACAATGAGAATTTGGCTGCCATTGATGCCGAATCCATCGTCAAGACCGTGGGCGGATGGGCGGACTTTGCGGCGTTCAATAAAGGATTGGGCGGCAATTTCAAGATCGGCGAGGAGTATTTCGCCTTCCCGATGAACATTGAGTGCCTGATTGCTTTCAAACAGAAGGCCAATGCCGAAGCCCAGGGCATCGATTTGACTAAGCCCATTGCAATCGGTGCGGAGACTGCGAAATCCGTACTCGTGCCGGCGCATGACGCATGGTACGGCGTTGCTCTTTTGAATGCGGGCGGCATTGAACTCCTGGCGAAAAAAGACGACGGTTCTCTTTACAGCGATTTGACCGCAGAATGGGCGGAATTGCCGGCAGAAAAGCAGGCGGTGATTCAGGCACTGTATGACTACTGGAAGGCGAATGCAGACGCCAACACTTCGCTGTTTGAAGATAAGGCGGGGTATGCTTATACGGACTCTGCATTCAAGACCGGCGAAAGCGGCGTTGTGCGTTTGGGTGGTCCGTGGGACTATGACACGATTGCAAAAATGGCCGGGGAAGAGAATCTGGAGTTGGGTTCCCTCGAAGATATTACGATTGCAGGAAAGCCGCTCGTTCACTGGAAAGGTGGATGGGGCTATGCGATTAACGTCCGCGATGAGGGAAATGAGGATAAGATGGCTCTGGCGCAGGCATTGATTGCCGAGTTGGCAAACCCGGAATACTTTGAAGATTTCTTCAAGGCGACAGGTAAGATTATGGAGCAAGTGCCGGCGGACAAGTATGAAGCGTCCGGATTGACTGATGTGGAAAAATCCACCATTGTCAATGTGATTGCTTCGTACCAGAATGCGGTCAGCCGCCCACTGTTCACCGAATATGGAAAAGTTTGGGACAGTTGGAAAAATGCGGTGCTTTCGTGGAACTCGGTGAAACCGGGCTCGGCGGAGGAGGCGTACAAGGAGTTGAAGTCATCCTTTGATTCCATGATGAGCAATTTCAATAAATAAAAAACGGATGAAGGTCGTTGGCTGCGGAGGATTGTCGGTGCAATCCTCCGTTGCCATCAATGTTCGCCGGAGGAGTTTTCATGTTTCAACAAAAGCGTTTATCCCGAAAAATGGTCTATGCGGTTTTGGGCGTAGTTGCCGTGCTGGTTTTGGTGTTATGCCTGGAGGCGCTGTTTCTGACGAAAGACCGGACGCTTTTTGAGACTTGGCGTGCGCAGGTTGCTACGGAGTTGACCGTTTCGGATTATGCGGCGGTGCAAGTTATGACATTGCTGCAGACGGTATTGATTCCGGCGGGCTACGCGCTGCATCTTTTTTTTGCCGTGCATAAAGCGGGATTGCTGAAAATCGCCTACTGGGTGTGGGGATTGCTTTTATTTTATGTGTTATTTATGCAGATTCTTCAATTTCAAACGGGCAATCTTTTCTGGTGGGTGCGATGCCTCTTGTTTTTCGCACTCTTTCTTTTACATTGCAATCTCAGCTACGGCGTGCGTGTACCGCAGGAGAGAATGCGATCGCGCAAGGAGACATTTTAGGGGCGACGAAAGCGACCTACTGAGGATCGCATCGCGTCGCCGGTCGGATGGAAAGGAGTTGTTATGAAGTACCCCGTTGTCCTACAGGACCGCGTGGGACGGGAGTATCCACGCAAGAACCGCTACCTTGCGGAGTTGGCGTTGGCACAGCAACAGGGCGATACGGAAAAAGAGCAGACTCTTTTACGGGGCAAGGAGAGTCATCCGTACATCATAGAGCTGCGTGCGTACGAGACTGCGGAAAAAACGTTTCTGGAAAAATTAAAAGTCGAGGAGGCGGATGCGGAAAAGCAGATCGACGACACCGATAAGAAGCTGCGCGGGTACATGATGGAACTGTTTCGCGCGGAAAAGCAGGCGGCATTTTATAAAGACTACGTCGATTTGTCTTATGACGCGGAGATGGCCTATCGGACAGCGCAAAAAAAAGTCGACTACCTGCCTGCTATGATTGTCGATTATCGTCTGCTGCAATTGGATTTGGCGTATGCGCATGAAGAAGCCCCGAATCCTGAAGAAGAGGCGCGCTACCAAAAGGAACTCGCTGCCTATAAGGAAACGCGCAAGCAAGCGTATGAGGCGCGCATCGCGCAGCTGCGGCAGTCCTACAAAGAAGGGAATATTTCGCGCACCGCTTTTGAAAACGAGCGCAAGATTACACGCAGCGAATACAAAGAAGAACTGGATCTCAAAGCGTATCGCTCGCCGGTGCGCTACCAAAGGGATCTGATTCGCAATCTCAAACACCACTTAAAAAATGACAATAAGCAGCAAGAAGCGGTGCTGGGGGAAGAAATTTCTGCTGTGCGCCGCAGCACGCCCTCGGAAAAGGAAAAACTTTCCCTTTGGCGTTGCTATTTGTCGATTCCCTTTCCCGGGGTCGGGCAGATTCTCAACGGGCAATTGGTAAAAGGGCTCCTTTGCCTCCTCGGGGTGCTCTTTATTTACCTGGTCGCCATTCCCTACGCACTGGGCTACGGCAATTACCAGGGCGACGGCATTGCAGGATTGATTACACTGGCGGAAGGCGGCAGGCGCGTCGATCGTTCCCTGATCTTCCTGATTGAAGGGCTGATCTCCATACTCTTTCTCTTCCTGTCGGCCGTGATTATCATTTTGTCCTACCGCGACGCCCGGCAGGTCGAAAAAGATGAACGCATCGGCATTCGCCCGAATTTGTGGTTTGAGACGAAGCGGGAGATTAGTGAAAACGGCTTTCCGTACTTCGTAAACATTCCCGCCATTCTGCTGATTTTATTCATTACTTTAGTGCCGATTTTTACGGCGGTGCTCCTGTCCTTTACGGGCATGGACCCCAATCATCAGTCGAAATTCAGTTGGATCGGGCTGGAAAACTACATGACCATCTTCCGCGCACAAGGCCTGCAAGGGTCTCTGTTCTGGCGTATTTTGGGTTGGACAGTCATCTGGACGATTGGCGCGACCACGCTTGCCATCGCCATCGGCATGGGGCTTGCCATTCTGGTCAACGGCGAGCACATACGCGGAAAGCGCTTTTTCCGTACCGTTTACATTCTTCCGTGGGCAGTTCCGGCATTCATTACGATTATGTTTTTCTCCGTCATGTTGGCGCCCAACGGCTATTTGAGCGATCTGATCACAAGTCTTGTCGGAAAAACGGTCAATGTTAAAAATGATACGAATTTGACGCGCACGGCTTTGATTCTGATTCAAGGGTGGTGCGGCAATGCCTATGTATTCTTACTGGCGACCGGTGTGCTGCAGTCCATTCCCAATGACCTTTACGAAGCCGCAGAGATGGACGGCGCGAACGGGCGGCAGAAGCTATTGAACATCACATTGCCGATGCTGCTTTTCCAGACGGCGCCCATTCTCGTCGGACAATATACCTTCAACTTCAACAACTACACCATCATCGATTTGTTCAATCAAGGCGGTCCTTTCAATCCGAGCCGCTATGGCAACCTTGCCGGTTCCAGCGACCTCCTGATTTCTTACATTTTCAAATTGACGATGGATAACCAATACCAGGCGTTCGGCGCGGCGATTTCGATTCTCATTTCATTGGCGCTCATTGTCATTGCCTTTATGGGCTATCGTCGGACGGCAGCTTTTAAGGAGGACTGACATGAAGAAGAAGAAAAAGACCTCCGGACTTTATCTCAAGGATCAACAGCCTTTAACACCGGCGGGGAAAGTCGGCGTGGGCATTACCTATGCGATTTTAATTCTATGGAGTTTCATCGTTCTGTGGCCGGTGCTGCAAATTCTACTTGCTTCCTTTAACGGTGCGCAGGGGAAATATTTGATCCTGAACGGAGCCTATGAATTTTCACTGGATAATTTTCGCGAATTGTTCAGCGACACCTACTTCCTTTTGTGGCTGAAAAACACGATCTTTATTGGCATCGCTTCCGCCGTGATTCAGACGCTGGTCGTCGCCTTCACCGGATACGCCTATTCGCGCTTCCGCTTTAAGTACAAGAAAGGGTCGCTCCTGGCAATCCTGTTGATCCAGGTGGTGCCGACCTTTGCCGGAATTACGGCGTACTTCACCCTCCATCAGATCATTTCCGGGGTCATTCCGGCATTTTCGCGACAGATGCTTCTGGTTTTGATTTATTCGGCAGGCGGCATTGCGAACAACACGCTGATACTCAAAGGCTACATCGACTCGATTTCTTCGGAGCTGGATGAAGCGGCGCGCATCGACGGATGTTCCAATTTTCAGGTCTTTCGCATGATCATCACGCCCATTGTTCGGCCAATGCTGGCGATTATTGCCCTATGGGCGTTCATCGCTCCCTTTACGGATTATATGCTGCCGAAGGTGTTGCTCACGAGTCCCCAGGAATATACGCTGGCGACGGGGTTGCAGACGTTGATTGCGGATACGCGCACCATGCGTCAGCCGCTCTTTGCGGCGGGCGGTCTGTTGACGGCGCTGCCCATCGTCGCGCTCTTTATCGCATTGCAGAAACAATTGGTGTCGGGTCTGTCTTCGGGCTCTGTGAAAGGATAATACGATGCAAGTCAAATTAGAAAATATTGGAAAAAAATACGAGGGACGCGAAGAATTCACCTTACGTCACATCAATTTGGACATCAAGAGCCAAGACTTCTGCGTCATCCTCGGCCCCTCCGGATGTGGAAAAAGCACGCTTTTGCGCATGATTGCCGGGCTCAACTCCATCACCGAAGGCGAACTCATCTTCGGCGACCGTCTGGTCAACAACGTTCCGCCGAAAGATCGCGACATCGCCATGGTATTTCAAAGTTATGCCCTGTATCCGCATATGACAGTGTACGACAACATGGCGTTTTCTTTGAAGATGCGCAAAGAGCGTAAAGGCATTATCGACAAGCGCGTGAAGGACGCCGCAAAATTGCTGCAAATTGAAAACTATCTCTATTCCCGTCCTTCGGACATTTCCGGCGGACAGCGCCAACGCGTCGCCCTCGGACGCGCCATTGTCCGCAAGCCGAACATTTTCCTCATGGATGAGCCGCTCTCGAACCTGGATGCGAAGCTGCGCGAACATATGAGGATTGAATTGGTGCGGATTCATCAACAGATGAAAACGACGACGATCTACGTCACGCATGACCAAACGGAAGCCATGACGATGGCGACAAAAATTGTCTTGTTGGATAAGGGCAAGATTCAGCAGGCGGGGGCACCGGATGAATTTTACAACACGCCGTCCAACACTTTTGTCGCGCAGTTTATCGGCTCGCCAACCATGAACCTTTTGGAAGGAA
This genomic window contains:
- a CDS encoding L,D-transpeptidase family protein → MKLTKKQKVLFLFGIGLLLVYVGGVIIFSMNTLPNTYVNGKNRSFQSKDEIFEYREPDRSIHFQGLAGEDFHMRESDIDFTRHVQGSPVLKQNGWAWPIAFFQRDEYTIAYDVTYDEQKLRFAILDSPLNEEGTLPTDARIEVGDKGAEIVPEVRGTRIVPEKAAQHIVQAFTDGATDVTLDDIYIEPKLKKDDPQILAEKEQIDSILRSRIHFDFVDRKYDLAGKTLLGLYDRTEDGKYVFNDDRLATWVADMARETDTLGEYRNFEATGIGTIQVPPGIYGWQLDVATTVEEIKKKLAKEGDFEMIPAYNAYGGVRASNDIGNTYIEIDLSRQHLWAYIDGELYLESDVVSGVVDGKHETPVGVNCIWSMERDQTLTGTKTGDQPEYETPVKYWMPIDYRGVGMHDAPWRGAFGGDIYLSAGSHGCINLPPSVAEAIFKAYETMTPVVVYESSTSYSKTE
- a CDS encoding energy-coupling factor transporter ATPase; translated protein: MKNEENNRRDPLRSDGLPQRAEPQIVVDHVVYEYPAVTADDAPLRALDGISLEIASGEFLAVLGHNGSGKSTLAKLLNAQMTPTQGRITILGMDTAEEEKLWDIRSHCGIVFQNPDNQMVASVIEEDVAFGPENLGIPNPELRDRVDEALRAVGMYEHRRRAPHELSGGQKQRVAIAGVLAMRPDCIIMDEPTAMLDPIGRREILNAIHYLHEKEHKTILLITHNMEEAACADRVVVLHRGHIALEGTPRKVFSRVAEMRRLALDVPQVTELGFLLHQAGLAVPPDVLSVEELLEALA
- a CDS encoding energy-coupling factor transporter ATPase produces the protein MSIRFENVTFYYGRDNKHPLKALDGVNLEIQAHEYIGLIGHTGSGKSTLVQHMNGLNLPHEGHVIVDGIDTTAEKADLRTLRQKVGLVFQYPEDQLFEETVAQDIAFGPKNLGLSPEEVEERVRSSMEAVGLSYERFKDTSPFDLSGGQKRRVAIAGVLALQPSYLVLDEPTAGLDPRGREEILGELRALYEARPEMTIVLVTHSMEDIAAHATRIFVVDHGKIVMDGAPREIFAREEELERIGLSVPEVTRFLRAYRRAGHEVDDRALTVEEAFNTLYAYLTSREGKEPSCPNA
- a CDS encoding energy-coupling factor transporter transmembrane protein EcfT, coding for MSERITIGQYLTGDSFLHRLDPRVKIFLTIVFMVCIFLVSSYWGYAVFLGFVLLCMIVGEVPPKQLFKGLRPIFLILLFTFAINLLTTPGELLFEVWVLRVTQEGLHKAVFIAIRIVLLVLGTSLLTLTTSPLSLTDGMEALMKPLTLVRFPAHELAMMISIALRFIPTLFDESDKIMRAQKARGADFESGNLFQRARAMIPLMVPLFLNAFRRAEELGTAMEARCYRGGAGRTRLNPLRMALADWMTFGLTSASLLATAWIF
- the truA gene encoding tRNA pseudouridine(38-40) synthase TruA, with the protein product MKNVRLVLAYDGTDFCGFQRQKEVRTVQAVVEEALSRLLRRKTRIIAAGRTDAGVHAEGQVVNFLTDGRLAPRGIAFQLAPYLPEDVQALFSEAVPLSFHARFSAHNKTYRYELATTQRFYPTQRHYHGHCTYPLDIERMRAALPLFLGEHDFSAFSRQDPLRSPRRLLKAAQMEAYNSELRFRFTAESFLQRQVRCLVGALIEVGRGRLLKKEIEALLVQGATSPAVPVAPACGLYLESVTYPEP
- a CDS encoding AEC family transporter, which encodes MAILFQQLLAMALLVGLGYVLGKKDMLHEKTGQDLSSFLMKVILPCMIFLAFDRDFSGSEAVELGEIFILNFLCMGLNILVAGLLFSEHEGIERYACVFNNKAFMGIPVVTALFGAEAVFYVTPSIVVNHLFIWTYGAAILGRDRQALTLHRIFWNPSTISFLLGLLYYVSPFRLPEPVGNALHLLRGVNTPLAMVLLGYFLCAESLPSIFQNRKAWKVSFVRLLLLPLLTVLGLWLLPGSSDFKYVMTIVWATPTAINLSMQAAMIGQDTGYAAQVTSLTTLLSLFTIPLVLQAAQWLIG
- a CDS encoding sugar ABC transporter substrate-binding protein; this translates as MSLSLVACGGGKEDAKSGNEGGKDMPAEGLKGSISVQAETAWMPYYEAAIARLKEKNPDAEVKIIEKGAFDHLDALDQTSPENEDIADVFSIPADRLYGLVDNENLAAIDAESIVKTVGGWADFAAFNKGLGGNFKIGEEYFAFPMNIECLIAFKQKANAEAQGIDLTKPIAIGAETAKSVLVPAHDAWYGVALLNAGGIELLAKKDDGSLYSDLTAEWAELPAEKQAVIQALYDYWKANADANTSLFEDKAGYAYTDSAFKTGESGVVRLGGPWDYDTIAKMAGEENLELGSLEDITIAGKPLVHWKGGWGYAINVRDEGNEDKMALAQALIAELANPEYFEDFFKATGKIMEQVPADKYEASGLTDVEKSTIVNVIASYQNAVSRPLFTEYGKVWDSWKNAVLSWNSVKPGSAEEAYKELKSSFDSMMSNFNK
- a CDS encoding carbohydrate ABC transporter permease; amino-acid sequence: MKYPVVLQDRVGREYPRKNRYLAELALAQQQGDTEKEQTLLRGKESHPYIIELRAYETAEKTFLEKLKVEEADAEKQIDDTDKKLRGYMMELFRAEKQAAFYKDYVDLSYDAEMAYRTAQKKVDYLPAMIVDYRLLQLDLAYAHEEAPNPEEEARYQKELAAYKETRKQAYEARIAQLRQSYKEGNISRTAFENERKITRSEYKEELDLKAYRSPVRYQRDLIRNLKHHLKNDNKQQEAVLGEEISAVRRSTPSEKEKLSLWRCYLSIPFPGVGQILNGQLVKGLLCLLGVLFIYLVAIPYALGYGNYQGDGIAGLITLAEGGRRVDRSLIFLIEGLISILFLFLSAVIIILSYRDARQVEKDERIGIRPNLWFETKREISENGFPYFVNIPAILLILFITLVPIFTAVLLSFTGMDPNHQSKFSWIGLENYMTIFRAQGLQGSLFWRILGWTVIWTIGATTLAIAIGMGLAILVNGEHIRGKRFFRTVYILPWAVPAFITIMFFSVMLAPNGYLSDLITSLVGKTVNVKNDTNLTRTALILIQGWCGNAYVFLLATGVLQSIPNDLYEAAEMDGANGRQKLLNITLPMLLFQTAPILVGQYTFNFNNYTIIDLFNQGGPFNPSRYGNLAGSSDLLISYIFKLTMDNQYQAFGAAISILISLALIVIAFMGYRRTAAFKED
- a CDS encoding sugar ABC transporter permease produces the protein MKKKKKTSGLYLKDQQPLTPAGKVGVGITYAILILWSFIVLWPVLQILLASFNGAQGKYLILNGAYEFSLDNFRELFSDTYFLLWLKNTIFIGIASAVIQTLVVAFTGYAYSRFRFKYKKGSLLAILLIQVVPTFAGITAYFTLHQIISGVIPAFSRQMLLVLIYSAGGIANNTLILKGYIDSISSELDEAARIDGCSNFQVFRMIITPIVRPMLAIIALWAFIAPFTDYMLPKVLLTSPQEYTLATGLQTLIADTRTMRQPLFAAGGLLTALPIVALFIALQKQLVSGLSSGSVKG
- a CDS encoding ABC transporter ATP-binding protein → MQVKLENIGKKYEGREEFTLRHINLDIKSQDFCVILGPSGCGKSTLLRMIAGLNSITEGELIFGDRLVNNVPPKDRDIAMVFQSYALYPHMTVYDNMAFSLKMRKERKGIIDKRVKDAAKLLQIENYLYSRPSDISGGQRQRVALGRAIVRKPNIFLMDEPLSNLDAKLREHMRIELVRIHQQMKTTTIYVTHDQTEAMTMATKIVLLDKGKIQQAGAPDEFYNTPSNTFVAQFIGSPTMNLLEGKMVNGVFVTENDEVRIEPGAEDAARLRAYEGKKVIAGIRSERFLRKESTDKNHFISHVDVIENFGKEQSLFVKLPSGKDLVLTMPGHYRFAQGQEEEFAFDSAAMHYFDGETKTRI